The sequence below is a genomic window from Pirellulales bacterium.
GTCGATTGCGGAACTGGCGGCGGCTGTCAGCGGCAGTCCTGCCCAGGGAGTCGGCCAGGCTCAAGCGACTACATTGGCCACGACCGATTTGGGCGGTCTGTTGCAATCGGCCAATAGCGTGCAAAGCGTCAATACGACTCGTCGTTCGCCGGTGGCGCTCGATCCCAATATCCGGGGATACAAATTTGGTCAAATCTACTCGCAAGCAACTGGGGCGTTCTACTTTCCAGTTCGCCAAGACCTAGACACGATGCTTAGTAAGATCGATCCCGGCATGATTCAAGATGTGGTCGTGATTCCTGGACCTTACGGCTTGCGGTATGGTCCCGGTTTCAGCTTCATCGACATCATCACGCAAGACACTCCGCGCTACCAGAACGGACCAGAAAGCCACACTCGACTGAACGGCAATATCCGCACCAACGGCGGACAGCTTTATGGCCGCGCAACGGCCTACGGTGGCAACGAAAACTATGGCTATCGCATTAGCTATGGCGACCGCAAGGGAAGCGATTATGTCGCCGGCAACGGGCTGTCGATTCCCTCGAGTTACCACAATCAAGACGTGTGGGCACAATTCGGCTTCGACTTGAACAAGCACCAGCGCGTGGAATATAGCTACTTGCGGCTCGATCAGACTGACACCGAATATGCTGCACAGTTTTTCGACGTTGACTTTCTCGGCACCAATGCTACGACGCTGCGTATGGTCGACGACGATCCCTCGGCGCCGTGGACCAAGCTGACGATGGAAGGATACTACAACCAGACGAATTTTACCGGTTCGATCACTCCCAGCAAACGCCGGCCCGATTTTCCTGTTATTCAGCGAGTCGAGTTTTCGCTCGATCAGGAATTTCCCGGCACCGTCAACACCGTGTTCGGGAACACTCTAGGAAGCAACGTTGCTTCGGGAGCCCGCCTTCAAACTCTTTTCGGCGACCTGGACGACGTTTACTTTCGCAGCGGCGTCGATTTTCGCTATTTAGAGCAGACCGTTCGCGAAAACTTCTCCATTCGTACGCTGCAAGTCGCTCCTCCGGGCCCGCCCATCGACGAATCGTTCTTTACCAATTTGCCTCATTCGCGGCTACGCGATGAAGGCCTTTTTGCTGAATATGGATTTGCGATGACGGATCGCTGGGACGTCGCGCTTGGGGCCCGCGTCGATTGGGTCGATACGATCGCCGAACGCAGCCAGGTCCGTCCCGATACCAATCTCGATGTTGACGAGCTATCGCAGAGCAACGCTCTCTACGCCTACTATCTCACGAACCAATTTGAGCTGAGCGATACGTGGGGATTGCGGTTGGGCTACGGCTATGCCCAGCGTCCTCCGACACTCACCGAGCGTTACGCGGACGGGGTATTTTTAGGCATTTTGCAGAGTGGCTTCACGCGCGTCATCGGCACCGATACATTGCACCCCGAACGAGCCTTTCAGATGGATGTCGGGCTGAACACCAATTACGACAACGTCCGCGGC
It includes:
- a CDS encoding TonB-dependent receptor, producing MFRSRPAHLCAVLAVSMIAGQQLWADDAQLSPRMKLPRQDHASIAVADGTAAGSTLVVHAANKNDSEIEISDDSTAERSSRPRGPAVQLAQPREPTESPANQGPYSGSSSPAAWFAARFASCEIRDFAKGADTEGNYPIYARRAPSPSLEEQIWLNDPGFDDELRYFDEQFFPSAFQQPLAPLQPLQPVQPQTLAPIEPTFPGSFNTLGMSSIAELAAAVSGSPAQGVGQAQATTLATTDLGGLLQSANSVQSVNTTRRSPVALDPNIRGYKFGQIYSQATGAFYFPVRQDLDTMLSKIDPGMIQDVVVIPGPYGLRYGPGFSFIDIITQDTPRYQNGPESHTRLNGNIRTNGGQLYGRATAYGGNENYGYRISYGDRKGSDYVAGNGLSIPSSYHNQDVWAQFGFDLNKHQRVEYSYLRLDQTDTEYAAQFFDVDFLGTNATTLRMVDDDPSAPWTKLTMEGYYNQTNFTGSITPSKRRPDFPVIQRVEFSLDQEFPGTVNTVFGNTLGSNVASGARLQTLFGDLDDVYFRSGVDFRYLEQTVRENFSIRTLQVAPPGPPIDESFFTNLPHSRLRDEGLFAEYGFAMTDRWDVALGARVDWVDTIAERSQVRPDTNLDVDELSQSNALYAYYLTNQFELSDTWGLRLGYGYAQRPPTLTERYADGVFLGILQSGFTRVIGTDTLHPERAFQMDVGLNTNYDNVRGSATWFYSWVIDYATFEGVSVVNFFDAKLVRYINTPLASLTGFELVGEWDWSRNVSPFAKMKYVQGTDETLGAPLPAIPPLESTVGLNFHDPRRTDWEFEVGARMVATQNRLGEILVLGRPTVIEERTGGFTAAYLRTAYHWTIDFHLVAGIDNLFNRAYQEHLDLRLLGPTGFPAPPTRVLSPGFTPYFGVDWTF